TTGTCGCTCATGCCTTCGATCTCGACGAGCAGCTCGTCGAGCTCGGTGGACTTGGCGCCGTCGTCGAGGGTCGCGACGAGCTCGATCGGCTCGCGGAGGTTCTCGAGGTAGGCCTTGAGCTGGGTGGCGAGGTTCGGATCGAGGGCCATGGTGCTGCGACTCCTGTGGGACGAAGGGGGCGTGCGGGGGTGTGGACGAGGGGTGGCGCGCGGTGGCGCGCCACCCCTCATCCGAGATGCGTCAGGTCGATCAGATCTTGCCGACGAGGTCCAGGCTCGGGGCGAGCGTGTCGGCGCCCTCTTCCCACTTGGCCGGGCAGACCTCGCCCGGGTTGTTGCGCACGTACTGCGCGGCCTTGACCTTGCGCACGAGCTCCTTGGCGTTGCGGCCGATGCCCTCGGCGGTGATCTCCATGAACTGGATGACGCCGTCCGGGTCGACGAGGAAGGTGCCACGGTTGGCCAGGCCCTCGTCCTCACGCAGGATGTCGAAGTTGCGCGAGATGGTCGCGGTCGGGTCGCCGAGCATCGGGTAGGTGACCTTGCCGACCGCGTCGGAGGTCTCGTGCCACGCCTTGTGCGTGAAGTGCGTGTCGGTCGAGACGGAGAAGACCTCGACGCCCAACTTCTTCAGCTCGCTGTCGTACTCGGCGGCGAGGTCCTCGAGCTCCGTCGGGCAGACGAAGGTGAAGTCGGCCGGGTAGAAGAAGAAGATCGCCCACTTGCCGGCGATGTCCTTGTCGGAGAAGTCCTTGAACTCACCGTTGATGTAACCGGTGGCCTCGAAGGGCTGGATCTGGGTGTTGATGAGGGACATGCGTTGGTCTCCTGTGCATCTCTCGGGTTTTCGGGTTCCGTGCACGCGTTCTCTC
Above is a window of Janibacter cremeus DNA encoding:
- the ahpC gene encoding alkyl hydroperoxide reductase subunit C, coding for MSLINTQIQPFEATGYINGEFKDFSDKDIAGKWAIFFFYPADFTFVCPTELEDLAAEYDSELKKLGVEVFSVSTDTHFTHKAWHETSDAVGKVTYPMLGDPTATISRNFDILREDEGLANRGTFLVDPDGVIQFMEITAEGIGRNAKELVRKVKAAQYVRNNPGEVCPAKWEEGADTLAPSLDLVGKI